In Halobaculum limi, one DNA window encodes the following:
- the ilvB gene encoding biosynthetic-type acetolactate synthase large subunit: protein MSEPATPDTATDADETDDAGRTDSSDADRRAEAASRIPGTGADAVVAALEAAGVETAFGVQGGAIMPVYDALGGSSIHHVTMAHEQGAVHAADAYGIVRGDPGVCLATSGPGATNLVTGIADASMDSDAMLALTGQVPSDMVGSDAFQETDTVGVTAPITKHNYFASDSDDIGRTVGEAFALAGTGRPGPTLVDLPKDVSFGETERPVGEPTPPKRSVPTPEADDDQVEAAARTIESADRPLCLFGGGVIKGDATEEARAFARAYDIPVVTTMPGIGSFPEDDDLCLSWAGMHGTGYANMAITHTDCLIAVGTRFDDRLTGGVDTFAPEAEVVHVDIDPAEISKNIHADYPVVGDAETVLEQIDAEIRSADAPDTSEWCAQCDEWRAEYPMDYTIDPDEPVRPEFVVEAFDAATGDDAYVTTGVGQHQMWAAQYWTFREPRTFVSSHGLGTMGYGLPAAIGARIAADDDREVVSFEGDGSFLMTIQELSVAVRENLDITVVVLNNEYIGMVRQWQDAFFEGRHTASEYDWMPEFDTLAEAFGAKGFRIDDYDEVEDVVEAALDYDGPSVVDAHVDPNANVYPMVASGAANGQFALAEDQL, encoded by the coding sequence ATGAGCGAGCCAGCAACCCCCGACACCGCGACGGACGCGGACGAGACGGACGACGCGGGGCGAACCGACAGCAGTGACGCCGATCGACGCGCGGAGGCCGCGAGCCGTATCCCCGGCACGGGCGCGGACGCGGTCGTCGCCGCCCTCGAAGCGGCGGGCGTGGAGACCGCCTTCGGCGTGCAGGGTGGGGCGATTATGCCCGTCTACGACGCCCTTGGGGGGTCGTCGATACACCACGTCACGATGGCCCACGAACAGGGCGCAGTCCACGCCGCCGACGCCTACGGCATCGTCCGGGGCGACCCCGGCGTCTGTCTCGCTACCTCGGGGCCGGGCGCGACGAACCTCGTCACCGGCATCGCCGACGCCTCGATGGACTCCGACGCGATGTTGGCGCTGACGGGGCAGGTCCCCTCCGACATGGTCGGCTCCGACGCCTTCCAGGAGACGGACACCGTCGGCGTCACCGCACCCATCACGAAGCACAACTACTTCGCGAGCGACTCCGACGACATCGGTCGCACCGTCGGCGAAGCGTTCGCCCTCGCTGGGACCGGACGACCGGGGCCGACGCTCGTCGACCTGCCGAAAGACGTCTCCTTCGGCGAGACGGAGCGACCGGTCGGCGAACCGACGCCGCCTAAACGGTCCGTCCCGACTCCCGAAGCCGACGACGACCAGGTCGAGGCCGCCGCGCGCACCATCGAGAGCGCCGACCGGCCCCTGTGTCTGTTCGGCGGCGGCGTCATCAAAGGCGACGCGACCGAGGAGGCCCGCGCGTTCGCTCGCGCGTACGACATCCCGGTCGTGACGACGATGCCTGGCATCGGCAGTTTCCCCGAAGACGACGACCTGTGTCTGTCGTGGGCGGGGATGCACGGCACGGGCTACGCGAATATGGCGATCACCCACACCGACTGTCTGATCGCCGTGGGGACGCGCTTCGACGACCGCCTCACCGGCGGCGTCGACACCTTCGCCCCCGAGGCAGAGGTCGTCCACGTCGACATCGACCCCGCGGAGATATCCAAGAACATCCACGCGGACTACCCGGTCGTCGGCGACGCGGAGACCGTCCTCGAACAGATCGACGCCGAGATTCGCAGCGCCGACGCGCCCGACACGAGCGAGTGGTGTGCCCAGTGTGACGAGTGGCGCGCGGAGTACCCGATGGACTACACCATCGACCCCGACGAGCCAGTTCGACCGGAGTTCGTCGTCGAGGCGTTCGACGCCGCGACCGGCGACGACGCGTACGTCACCACCGGCGTCGGCCAACACCAGATGTGGGCCGCGCAGTACTGGACGTTCCGCGAGCCACGAACGTTCGTCTCCTCGCACGGCCTGGGGACGATGGGGTACGGCCTGCCCGCCGCCATTGGCGCACGGATAGCCGCAGACGACGACCGCGAGGTGGTCAGTTTCGAGGGCGACGGATCGTTCCTGATGACGATTCAGGAACTGTCGGTCGCCGTCCGCGAGAACCTCGACATCACCGTCGTCGTCCTCAACAACGAGTACATCGGGATGGTCCGCCAGTGGCAGGACGCCTTCTTCGAGGGGCGGCACACGGCCTCCGAGTACGACTGGATGCCCGAGTTCGACACGCTCGCGGAGGCGTTCGGCGCGAAGGGCTTCCGCATCGACGACTACGACGAGGTCGAAGACGTGGTCGAGGCGGCGCTCGACTACGACGGCCCGTCGGTCGTCGACGCGCACGTCGACCCGAACGCGAACGTCTACCCGATGGTCGCGAGTGGCGCGGCGAACGGCCAGTTCGCCCTCGCGGAGGATCAACTATGA
- the ilvN gene encoding acetolactate synthase small subunit codes for MSGSDESPDHPADHPAAERARPASSEGLETGLSGPRPEERPHPTGRRDEHGVRKEPDHGPEPTRRTTVSALVEDEPGVLARAAGLFRRRQFNIESLTVGPTTIEGHSRITLVVEETEAGIDQAKKQLAKLTPVIAVGELSDDAVAAELVLLKVRGTDPAKVHAITEMYEGQTLDAGPRTITVQITGGESKIDDAIDAFEQFGIIEIARTGQTALERGDSPTTPGEEPGDSAASTEDDEFTNYDD; via the coding sequence ATGAGCGGGAGCGACGAGTCTCCCGACCACCCGGCCGACCACCCGGCGGCCGAACGCGCCCGCCCGGCGAGTTCGGAAGGTCTAGAGACGGGACTGTCGGGACCGCGCCCCGAAGAGCGCCCGCACCCGACTGGTCGCCGTGACGAACACGGCGTCCGAAAAGAGCCGGATCACGGTCCCGAACCGACGCGCCGGACGACCGTCTCGGCGCTCGTCGAGGACGAACCCGGCGTGCTGGCGCGGGCGGCGGGACTGTTCCGCCGTCGCCAGTTCAACATCGAGAGCCTGACCGTCGGTCCGACGACCATCGAGGGCCACTCGCGGATCACGCTGGTCGTCGAGGAGACGGAGGCGGGCATCGACCAGGCGAAGAAGCAACTCGCGAAACTCACGCCCGTCATCGCGGTCGGCGAGTTGAGCGACGACGCCGTGGCCGCCGAACTGGTGTTGCTGAAGGTTCGCGGCACCGACCCGGCGAAGGTCCACGCCATCACCGAGATGTACGAGGGACAGACGCTCGACGCCGGTCCGCGCACCATCACGGTGCAGATCACCGGCGGCGAATCGAAGATCGACGACGCCATCGACGCGTTCGAGCAGTTCGGCATCATCGAGATCGCCCGGACGGGTCAGACGGCGCTGGAACGCGGCGACTCCCCGACGACGCCCGGCGAGGAACCAGGCGACTCGGCGGCATCGACCGAGGACGACGAGTTCACCAACTACGACGACTGA
- a CDS encoding cupin domain-containing protein yields the protein MSDQGDGIEGSGATRSYRHVSVDGWDGGPEPEAIQRLTDGDDETTPFDVRSVDPGDAVAPATHRGLEVEDLLLVLSGELRIETGDETLRVRPNEVVLVPPEPPARPVVAGDEPCRFLALGTA from the coding sequence ATGTCCGACCAGGGGGATGGCATCGAAGGAAGTGGAGCGACGCGATCGTATCGGCACGTCTCTGTCGACGGCTGGGACGGCGGACCTGAACCCGAGGCGATCCAGCGACTCACCGACGGAGACGACGAGACCACGCCGTTCGACGTCCGCAGCGTCGACCCCGGCGACGCAGTCGCACCCGCGACGCACCGTGGGTTAGAGGTAGAGGACCTGTTGCTCGTGCTCTCGGGGGAACTCCGCATCGAGACGGGAGACGAGACGCTACGGGTTAGACCGAACGAGGTCGTACTCGTGCCGCCGGAACCGCCCGCGCGGCCGGTCGTCGCCGGCGACGAACCGTGTCGGTTCCTCGCGCTGGGAACCGCCTGA
- a CDS encoding DUF5779 family protein has product MSDFGLDLRDAEEMMESEGTVGDVVLGVLDGETEPEHWIRNIEYGNVLVLAVEGDINERASGFAREVKDMGGELTHFRGFLIVSPPNVSVDTDLLG; this is encoded by the coding sequence ATGAGTGACTTCGGGCTCGACCTCCGCGACGCCGAGGAGATGATGGAGTCGGAGGGAACGGTGGGGGACGTCGTCTTGGGGGTCTTAGACGGAGAGACGGAGCCCGAACACTGGATCCGAAACATCGAATACGGGAACGTCCTCGTGCTTGCCGTCGAGGGCGACATCAACGAACGCGCCAGCGGCTTCGCCCGCGAGGTGAAAGATATGGGCGGAGAACTCACGCACTTCCGCGGGTTCCTCATCGTCTCGCCGCCGAACGTCTCCGTCGACACCGACCTGCTCGGCTGA
- the ilvC gene encoding ketol-acid reductoisomerase, with protein sequence MTDDTFDTDVHYDDDADRSMIDDKTVAVLGYGSQGHAHAQNLNDSGVDVIVGLREDSSSRTAAKADGLRVETPADAAEEADIVSVLVPDTVQPAVYEEIKDGLEAGDTLQFAHGFNIHYNQIVPKEGIDVTMVAPKSPGHLVRRNYEAGEGTPGLLAVYQDATGEARQEGLAYAHAIGCTRAGVIETSFQEETETDLFGEQAVLCGGVTSLVKQGYETLVDAGYSREMAYFECLNELKLIVDLMYEGGLGEMWDSVSDTAEYGGLVRGDEVVDEHARENMEEVLEAVQDGTFAREWIAENQAGRPSYTQLREAEKNHDIENVGEDLRSLFAWGGEAPASESEDDEKAEVRADD encoded by the coding sequence ATGACTGACGACACCTTCGACACCGACGTACACTACGACGACGACGCCGACCGCTCGATGATCGACGACAAGACCGTGGCCGTCCTCGGCTACGGCAGCCAGGGCCACGCCCACGCGCAGAACCTCAACGACTCCGGCGTGGACGTCATCGTTGGCCTGCGCGAGGACTCCTCCTCGCGGACGGCCGCCAAAGCCGACGGCCTGCGCGTGGAGACGCCCGCCGACGCCGCCGAGGAAGCAGACATCGTCTCCGTCCTCGTCCCCGACACGGTCCAGCCAGCCGTCTACGAGGAGATCAAAGACGGTCTCGAGGCGGGCGACACCCTCCAGTTCGCGCACGGCTTCAACATCCACTACAACCAGATCGTTCCGAAGGAGGGCATCGACGTGACGATGGTCGCGCCGAAATCGCCCGGCCACCTCGTGCGCCGCAACTACGAGGCCGGTGAGGGGACGCCCGGCCTGCTCGCAGTGTATCAGGACGCTACGGGCGAGGCCCGCCAGGAGGGCCTCGCGTACGCTCACGCCATCGGCTGTACCCGCGCGGGCGTCATCGAGACCAGTTTCCAAGAGGAGACGGAGACGGACCTGTTCGGCGAACAGGCGGTGCTGTGTGGCGGCGTCACCTCGCTGGTGAAGCAGGGGTACGAGACACTCGTCGACGCGGGGTACAGCCGAGAGATGGCGTACTTCGAGTGCCTGAACGAACTGAAACTCATCGTCGACCTCATGTACGAGGGTGGACTCGGCGAGATGTGGGACTCCGTCTCCGACACCGCGGAGTACGGCGGTCTCGTCCGCGGCGACGAAGTCGTCGACGAACACGCCCGAGAGAATATGGAGGAAGTCCTCGAAGCGGTGCAGGACGGCACCTTCGCCCGTGAGTGGATCGCGGAGAACCAGGCCGGACGGCCCTCCTACACGCAACTGCGCGAGGCCGAGAAGAACCACGACATCGAGAACGTGGGCGAAGACCTCCGCTCGCTGTTCGCGTGGGGCGGCGAAGCGCCAGCCTCGGAGTCCGAAGACGACGAGAAAGCCGAGGTACGAGCGGATGACTGA
- a CDS encoding cupin domain-containing protein: MRDRDCLGSGERDADDEYGYRRVAVDDVANTPNPTRVKRELDEELGVSLFGCNYYEADPGEQVPWGYHRHPDHEELFFVVDGELEVETPDGTYRVRSQEAFFVPAGAPNRAVAVGDTPCRFLAVGAPKESDSAVISEHCPECGEATDRTYRIEELGTGDSPDVEEYVLECAVCGADVGRFSG; encoded by the coding sequence ATGCGTGATCGAGACTGCCTGGGGAGTGGGGAGCGAGATGCCGACGACGAGTACGGCTACCGACGGGTCGCCGTCGACGATGTGGCGAACACGCCGAACCCGACGCGGGTGAAGCGCGAACTCGACGAGGAACTCGGCGTCTCCCTGTTCGGGTGCAACTACTACGAGGCGGACCCCGGCGAGCAGGTGCCGTGGGGGTATCACCGCCACCCGGACCACGAGGAACTGTTCTTCGTCGTCGACGGCGAACTGGAGGTGGAGACGCCCGACGGGACGTATCGCGTCAGGTCACAGGAGGCGTTCTTCGTCCCCGCGGGCGCGCCGAATCGCGCCGTCGCCGTCGGCGACACGCCGTGTCGGTTCCTCGCGGTCGGCGCACCGAAAGAGTCGGACAGCGCAGTGATCAGCGAGCACTGTCCCGAGTGCGGCGAAGCGACCGATCGGACGTACCGGATCGAGGAACTCGGCACCGGCGACTCGCCGGACGTCGAAGAGTACGTGTTGGAGTGCGCGGTGTGTGGCGCGGACGTGGGACGGTTCTCAGGGTAG
- a CDS encoding LeuA family protein has translation MSATDEFDSVRIFDTTLRDGEQSPRTSFSYEEKREIAAALDELGVSVIEAGFPVNSDAEFEAVKDIAESTDTTVCGLARVVEKDIQAAIDSGVGMIHTFVSTSDVQIEDSMHATREEVKQRAVEAVEMAKESGAEVMFSPMDATRTQESFLVEVIEAVSEVGVDWINIPDTCGVATPRRFGDLIEVVAAHTDARIDVHTHDDFGLAGANALAGIEAGAHQMQVSVNGIGERAGNAALEEVVMAAESLYNADTGIDTTRITEVSRMVEQASDIAVPPNKPVVGRNAFSHESGIHAAGVIENSDTFEPGVMTPEMVGATRELVMGKHTGTHSVRQRLTDAGFDPTESQVRTVTRRVKDAGAEGRVTMSDVKRFAQEEGVARMDDDHEDEPPQREAKL, from the coding sequence CTGAGTGCAACTGACGAGTTCGATTCTGTCCGAATATTCGACACGACGCTGCGTGACGGAGAGCAGTCGCCACGTACGTCGTTCAGCTACGAGGAGAAACGAGAGATAGCCGCGGCCCTCGACGAGTTGGGCGTGTCCGTCATCGAGGCGGGCTTCCCGGTCAACTCCGACGCGGAGTTCGAGGCCGTCAAAGACATCGCGGAGTCGACCGACACGACCGTCTGCGGCCTCGCCCGCGTGGTCGAGAAAGACATCCAGGCCGCCATCGACAGCGGCGTCGGGATGATCCACACGTTCGTGTCGACCAGCGACGTCCAGATCGAAGACTCGATGCACGCCACCCGCGAGGAAGTGAAACAGCGTGCCGTCGAGGCGGTGGAGATGGCCAAAGAGTCCGGCGCGGAGGTTATGTTCTCGCCGATGGACGCCACCCGAACGCAGGAGTCGTTCCTCGTCGAGGTCATCGAGGCCGTCAGCGAGGTCGGTGTCGACTGGATCAACATCCCCGACACCTGCGGCGTCGCGACGCCGCGCCGCTTCGGCGACCTCATCGAAGTCGTCGCGGCCCACACCGACGCCCGAATCGACGTGCACACGCACGACGACTTCGGGCTGGCCGGGGCCAACGCGCTGGCCGGTATCGAGGCGGGCGCACACCAGATGCAGGTGTCGGTCAACGGCATCGGCGAACGCGCGGGCAACGCCGCCTTAGAGGAGGTCGTGATGGCCGCCGAGTCGCTGTACAACGCCGACACCGGCATCGACACGACGCGGATCACCGAGGTCTCGCGGATGGTCGAGCAGGCCAGCGACATCGCGGTGCCGCCGAACAAGCCCGTGGTCGGGCGCAACGCCTTCAGCCACGAGTCCGGCATCCACGCCGCCGGTGTCATTGAGAACAGTGACACGTTCGAACCCGGCGTGATGACGCCGGAGATGGTCGGTGCGACCCGCGAGTTAGTTATGGGCAAACACACCGGCACCCACTCCGTCCGCCAGCGCCTCACCGACGCGGGGTTCGACCCCACCGAGTCGCAGGTTCGCACCGTCACCCGGCGGGTGAAGGACGCGGGTGCGGAGGGTCGCGTGACGATGTCCGACGTGAAGCGATTCGCCCAGGAGGAGGGCGTCGCCCGAATGGACGACGACCACGAGGACGAACCGCCACAACGAGAGGCCAAACTCTAA